The Methanosphaera sp. BMS genome contains a region encoding:
- a CDS encoding GNAT family N-acetyltransferase, producing MNLEIIELKEKHLSEYQVEDFIFKMIKESYGLDYVPEYHFDVIDLKNYYINPSKNNLFMVIDKDNNQLIATAAVRGYDRNDNIKNRNYNLNSTASIYRLFVKKEYRHNKIATRLLRKIEDFCREKEYNEIYLHTQKDSYGALAFWLHQEYEIVDDTHDSMGTIHMEKVLNKNVYKLTSINEVEDKIES from the coding sequence ATGAATCTTGAAATAATAGAACTAAAAGAAAAACACCTATCAGAATACCAAGTAGAAGACTTCATTTTTAAAATGATAAAGGAAAGCTACGGTTTAGATTACGTGCCGGAATATCATTTTGATGTGATTGACTTGAAAAACTATTATATAAATCCATCAAAAAATAACCTATTCATGGTAATAGATAAAGACAACAATCAATTAATTGCTACAGCCGCGGTAAGAGGTTATGACAGAAACGACAACATAAAAAACAGAAACTATAACCTAAACAGCACGGCCAGCATCTACAGATTATTCGTTAAAAAAGAATACAGACACAATAAAATCGCTACAAGACTACTTAGAAAAATAGAAGATTTCTGCAGAGAAAAAGAATATAATGAAATATATTTACACACACAAAAAGACAGTTATGGTGCATTGGCATTCTGGCTACATCAAGAATATGAAATAGTAGATGACACACACGATTCAATGGGAACAATACACATGGAAAAGGTATTGAATAAAAATGTATACAAGTTAACCTCCATAAATGAAGTAGAAGACAAGATAGAATCATAA
- a CDS encoding ABC transporter ATP-binding protein — protein sequence MSKLLEVEKLSISFSQYFKGLQQRELKVLSDLTMDVDDHEILAVLGSSGSGKSLLAHAILGILPTNAKVSGSIRYKGKEMDDEFKQELRGNKISFIPQSVNNLNPLMKVKEQAIGYIDDEDKKEEVLKKQREIFNQYNLSDEVDEMYPFQLSGGMARKVLISTALLNDPEIIIADEPTPGLDEHAVEETINNLIELKERGIGMILITHDIYTAIKTSDRIAILYLGYVIEITDTKNFSGNGEKLLHPYTRSLYRALPETEFELTEGHQPSYLHIPKGCPYHENCPHQVRECHYEIPELREVNGTVIRCFNPLVDGD from the coding sequence ATGAGTAAATTATTGGAAGTAGAAAAGTTATCAATTTCTTTCTCACAATACTTCAAAGGTCTCCAGCAGAGAGAACTAAAGGTATTATCTGATTTGACGATGGATGTTGATGATCATGAAATATTGGCTGTTCTTGGAAGTAGTGGTTCTGGAAAAAGTTTGCTTGCACATGCAATCCTAGGCATATTGCCAACAAATGCCAAAGTATCGGGTAGTATACGGTATAAGGGCAAAGAAATGGATGATGAATTTAAGCAAGAACTAAGGGGTAATAAGATAAGTTTTATTCCACAATCAGTAAATAACTTAAATCCCTTGATGAAAGTTAAGGAGCAGGCAATAGGTTATATTGATGATGAGGATAAAAAAGAGGAAGTACTTAAAAAGCAGAGAGAAATTTTCAATCAATATAATTTATCCGACGAAGTTGATGAAATGTATCCCTTCCAGTTGTCGGGTGGAATGGCACGTAAGGTTTTAATATCAACTGCATTGCTTAATGATCCTGAAATAATAATAGCCGATGAACCGACGCCCGGTCTTGATGAACATGCGGTTGAAGAAACAATCAACAATCTCATAGAGCTAAAGGAAAGGGGTATTGGTATGATACTCATTACCCATGACATATATACTGCTATAAAAACCAGTGATAGAATAGCAATATTATACTTGGGTTATGTTATAGAGATTACGGATACCAAAAACTTCTCCGGAAATGGTGAAAAATTACTTCATCCATATACAAGGTCTCTTTACAGGGCTCTTCCGGAAACCGAGTTTGAACTGACCGAGGGTCATCAGCCTTCCTATTTGCATATACCGAAGGGATGTCCATATCATGAAAACTGTCCTCATCAGGTAAGGGAGTGTCACTATGAAATTCCCGAACTTAGAGAGGTAAATGGAACGGTTATCCGTTGTTTCAATCCATTGGTGGATGGTGATTAG
- a CDS encoding ABC transporter ATP-binding protein has translation MNVLKAENVSFGYGSHQILKNLNFEMNNEQVIGLFGDSGSGKSTLCKVLTGFIKDYEGSVTVNDQKYKKGYNPIQLIYQHPEKVMNPRWKMKDVLEESWMPDDNILDEFGIKKEWFDRYPSELSGGELQRFSILRALNPKTQFIIADEISTMLDAVTQVQIWKSLLTVARKNKVGVLVVSHDKKLLNRICDDIIYLRDITD, from the coding sequence ATGAATGTATTGAAAGCGGAAAATGTTAGTTTCGGTTATGGTTCACATCAAATTCTCAAGAATCTGAATTTTGAGATGAATAACGAGCAGGTAATAGGGTTGTTCGGTGACAGCGGTTCTGGAAAAAGTACTCTCTGTAAGGTATTGACTGGATTTATAAAGGATTATGAAGGCAGTGTCACGGTCAATGACCAAAAATATAAAAAAGGATATAATCCTATTCAGTTGATTTATCAACATCCTGAAAAGGTTATGAATCCTCGCTGGAAGATGAAGGACGTACTTGAGGAGTCGTGGATGCCTGACGATAATATACTGGATGAATTCGGTATCAAAAAGGAATGGTTTGACAGATATCCTTCAGAGCTATCCGGTGGAGAACTGCAGCGTTTTAGCATATTAAGAGCGTTAAATCCAAAGACACAGTTTATAATAGCCGATGAGATTAGTACTATGCTTGATGCTGTTACACAGGTACAAATATGGAAAAGCCTGTTGACTGTGGCTCGTAAAAACAAGGTGGGTGTACTTGTAGTCAGTCACGATAAAAAGTTATTAAATCGTATATGTGATGATATAATCTATTTACGGGATATTACAGATTAA
- a CDS encoding ABC transporter permease has product MFAVAIFSFILLELSPIDPVNAYLKQAVISPEQRIVLEQYWGVNQPLITKVWGWLCNLLQGNLGNSLIYRIPVIDVIKERFMASFVLMAISWVLSGLLGFGLGIVAGKNKGSWIDKLVKLYCYILQSAPSFWIGLVILIIFSVELGWFPIGMSVAIGTVSSDATIWQWLARLVLPTLTLSLVGVAPIAMYTRNELVNVLSSDYILFARARGESGWPLIERQALRNVLLPALTLQFQNFAELFGGAVLVEQVFSYPGIGQTAVAAGLQSDVTLLLGIVLISAVFVFVGNLLADIMYYFVDPRIRENENLDRQ; this is encoded by the coding sequence ATGTTTGCAGTAGCTATTTTTAGTTTTATATTACTTGAATTATCTCCTATAGATCCCGTAAATGCTTATCTTAAACAAGCCGTAATCAGCCCGGAACAAAGGATTGTTCTAGAACAGTACTGGGGCGTGAATCAGCCACTGATTACTAAAGTCTGGGGTTGGCTATGTAACTTATTACAGGGAAACCTTGGAAACTCTTTAATATATCGTATACCAGTTATAGATGTTATTAAAGAAAGATTCATGGCATCTTTTGTCTTAATGGCAATTTCATGGGTACTTAGCGGATTGCTTGGATTTGGATTGGGAATAGTTGCCGGAAAAAATAAGGGTAGCTGGATAGATAAACTGGTAAAACTATACTGTTATATCCTACAGTCAGCACCTTCATTCTGGATAGGATTGGTTATTTTAATCATATTCTCGGTAGAGCTGGGATGGTTCCCTATAGGGATGAGTGTTGCCATAGGAACGGTTAGCTCGGATGCTACAATATGGCAGTGGCTTGCACGGCTGGTACTGCCGACGTTGACTTTAAGTTTGGTTGGAGTAGCTCCTATTGCAATGTATACCAGAAATGAATTGGTAAATGTATTGTCCTCAGATTATATCTTGTTTGCCAGAGCTAGAGGAGAAAGTGGCTGGCCATTGATTGAGAGACAAGCATTAAGAAATGTGCTCTTACCTGCATTGACATTACAGTTCCAGAACTTTGCAGAACTATTTGGTGGAGCAGTACTAGTAGAACAGGTATTTTCTTATCCTGGAATAGGACAAACGGCTGTAGCTGCAGGACTACAAAGTGATGTTACGTTACTCTTGGGTATCGTATTGATAAGTGCAGTATTTGTATTTGTAGGAAATCTACTGGCGGATATAATGTACTACTTTGTTGATCCAAGAATTAGGGAGAATGAGAACCTTGACAGACAGTAA
- a CDS encoding ABC transporter permease, with the protein MRTLTDSKEKQKGILNLNLRTKTLLIIVIAFIILFSVFISNYFIDHTAVLTSNFYNINQPPSFEHWFGTDWMGRDMFMRTLLGLGISIGVGAFASVISTIVAIILGVFSSVNTLVDELVTAVIDLFGSIPHILLIILVSLAFGGGYYGVIMAVGLTHWTPLARVLRAEIKKINTSEYIKLSNEFGKSKMWIAKKHIFPLIISQIIVGVILMFPHAIMHEASISFLGFGLPAHEPAIGIILSESMKYLSMGYWWLAFYPGLALLFLVLLFDLIGENVHKLLDPQSAQE; encoded by the coding sequence ATGAGAACCTTGACAGACAGTAAAGAAAAACAAAAAGGAATCTTAAATCTTAATTTAAGAACAAAAACTCTACTTATAATAGTCATTGCATTTATTATACTATTTTCAGTATTTATAAGTAATTACTTTATTGATCATACCGCCGTACTTACAAGTAATTTCTATAATATAAATCAACCACCATCCTTTGAGCATTGGTTTGGTACCGATTGGATGGGAAGGGATATGTTCATGCGTACATTACTTGGTCTTGGAATAAGTATAGGTGTGGGAGCATTTGCATCAGTAATAAGTACCATAGTTGCAATAATCTTAGGCGTATTCTCCAGCGTCAATACCTTGGTTGATGAATTGGTAACTGCAGTAATTGACTTGTTCGGTTCAATTCCTCACATACTGTTAATAATATTGGTATCTCTTGCATTTGGTGGAGGTTATTATGGTGTTATTATGGCCGTAGGTTTAACCCACTGGACCCCGCTTGCCAGGGTACTCAGAGCAGAAATTAAGAAAATCAATACCAGTGAATACATCAAACTATCAAATGAATTCGGAAAATCTAAAATGTGGATAGCTAAAAAACACATATTCCCACTTATAATATCACAAATTATTGTAGGGGTAATATTGATGTTCCCTCATGCAATTATGCACGAAGCAAGTATTTCATTCTTAGGTTTTGGATTGCCGGCTCATGAACCGGCCATTGGTATTATCCTATCGGAATCAATGAAATATCTTAGTATGGGATATTGGTGGCTAGCCTTCTATCCGGGTTTAGCATTATTATTCCTGGTACTGTTGTTTGACTTAATAGGTGAAAATGTGCATAAATTATTGGATCCGCAAAGTGCACAAGAGTAG